The proteins below come from a single Micromonospora citrea genomic window:
- a CDS encoding ABC transporter permease — protein sequence MTTTVDDAEPGGVTTTASRPRPHRSLLVFLAKRVAITAGLLLGVTIVTFGLVTVVPGDPVTANLSDQALNDPATVAAFREKWGLDQPLYVQYLQYLGNLLTGDLGISQQTGRTVTDDLLQYVPATMELAIPTMVLALLIGTGIGMLAAVRNGRITDQLIRVGALLGLSTPPFWLSLVVLYVFFYQLGLAPSGGRLSTDFSPPPTVTGMYTVDAALAGQWDVAWDAAQHLVLPVLVLTSLTVAMLVRFVRSSMLEVLQQDYIRAAYAKGLPARVVFRRHLLRAGLVPVITVSGLAFASLLSGTVLVENIFGWPGLGQYAYRSATALDLPAILGVSLFVALVYTLVNLAVDLLYGLIDPRIRLS from the coding sequence ATGACGACGACAGTCGACGACGCCGAGCCGGGCGGGGTCACCACGACCGCGTCCCGGCCTCGGCCGCACCGGTCGCTGCTGGTGTTCCTGGCCAAGCGGGTGGCGATCACGGCAGGCCTGCTGCTGGGCGTCACGATCGTGACGTTCGGCCTGGTCACCGTGGTGCCCGGCGACCCGGTCACGGCCAACCTCTCCGACCAGGCGCTCAACGACCCCGCGACGGTGGCCGCGTTCCGCGAGAAGTGGGGCCTGGACCAGCCGCTGTACGTGCAGTACCTCCAGTACCTGGGCAACCTGCTGACGGGCGACCTCGGCATCTCCCAGCAGACCGGCCGCACCGTGACCGACGACCTGTTGCAGTACGTGCCGGCCACCATGGAACTGGCCATCCCCACCATGGTGCTGGCGCTGCTGATCGGCACCGGGATCGGCATGCTCGCCGCCGTCCGCAACGGCCGGATCACCGACCAGCTGATCCGCGTCGGCGCGCTGCTCGGCCTGTCCACCCCGCCGTTCTGGCTGTCGCTCGTCGTGCTCTACGTGTTCTTCTACCAGCTCGGCCTGGCGCCCAGCGGCGGACGGCTGTCGACCGACTTCAGCCCGCCGCCGACGGTGACCGGGATGTACACCGTCGACGCCGCCCTCGCCGGCCAGTGGGACGTCGCCTGGGACGCCGCCCAGCACCTGGTCCTGCCGGTGCTCGTGCTGACCAGCCTGACCGTGGCGATGCTCGTCCGGTTCGTCCGCTCGTCGATGCTGGAGGTGCTCCAGCAGGACTACATCCGGGCCGCGTACGCCAAGGGCCTGCCCGCCCGGGTGGTGTTCCGCCGGCACCTGTTGAGGGCCGGGCTGGTCCCGGTGATCACCGTCTCCGGTCTGGCCTTCGCCTCGCTGCTCTCCGGCACGGTGCTGGTGGAGAACATCTTCGGCTGGCCGGGCCTCGGCCAGTACGCGTACCGCAGCGCGACGGCGCTGGACCTGCCCGCGATCCTCGGCGTCAGCCTGTTCGTGGCGCTGGTCTACACGCTGGTCAACCTCGCCGTCGACCTGCTGTACGGGCTCATCGACCCGAGGATCCGGCTGTCATGA
- a CDS encoding ABC transporter substrate-binding protein encodes MSVSPRRLRVGAIALAALVTASSTACSAGGSGGNGNGGTAKTLTINTSFVLKTLDPGRIYEATGLTAVHSLYDTLLTFKGSDVSKPVPALAESYEASADAKTFTFKLREGVKFSDGSPLTADDVVFSLNRLKNVKASPAVMVSGLTVAKTDERTVVVTSATADPNIPVVLAMPSTGVVNSKVAKENGATDAADAAKSDTAQQYLDKNSIGSGPYVLKSYDPSAQVVLEANPNYWGTKPEFGRVVLRNMDVQTQKLTMQRAGGSEIALDISGKLLEGLPGSLKTSAMQDTVYFLFLNADPAVSPVTSNAKFNQALRAAIDYEGIAGLYGKGAAPGAGLVAPAYPGALPASEQSKRDVAKAKALLAEAGLTNPTVKFNYPAITYKGVDLGTVATKVQGDAAEAGIKLELTPQPLTTFLDEMRTGKMALGFTPQSLNYPVADSLINNMSPGQATALRSGWTVERADPAVVAAGKKVTETLDLAARATAMQEWQRAMNAASPYIVLASNSSTVVASGDLTGTDYTAAGWQVDLAAVGRE; translated from the coding sequence ATGTCGGTGTCCCCTCGCCGGCTCCGCGTCGGAGCAATCGCTCTGGCGGCGCTGGTCACAGCCTCCAGCACCGCGTGCAGCGCGGGCGGCAGCGGAGGAAACGGTAACGGTGGTACGGCCAAGACCCTCACCATCAACACCTCGTTCGTCCTCAAGACGCTCGACCCCGGCCGGATCTACGAGGCGACCGGCCTCACCGCCGTGCACTCCCTCTACGACACCCTGCTGACCTTCAAGGGCTCGGACGTCAGCAAGCCCGTCCCGGCGCTGGCCGAGTCGTACGAGGCCTCCGCCGACGCGAAGACCTTCACCTTCAAGCTCCGCGAGGGGGTGAAGTTCTCCGACGGCAGCCCGCTGACCGCCGACGACGTGGTCTTCTCCCTCAACCGGCTGAAGAACGTCAAGGCCAGCCCGGCGGTCATGGTCAGCGGCCTCACGGTCGCCAAGACCGACGAGCGGACCGTGGTGGTCACCTCGGCGACCGCCGACCCGAACATCCCCGTGGTCCTCGCGATGCCCTCGACCGGCGTGGTCAACTCCAAGGTCGCCAAGGAGAACGGCGCGACGGACGCCGCCGACGCCGCGAAGAGCGACACCGCGCAGCAGTACCTCGACAAGAACTCCATCGGCAGCGGCCCGTACGTGCTCAAGTCGTACGACCCGTCGGCGCAGGTGGTGCTGGAGGCCAACCCCAACTACTGGGGCACCAAGCCAGAGTTCGGCCGGGTCGTGCTGCGCAACATGGACGTGCAGACCCAGAAGCTGACCATGCAGCGGGCCGGCGGCTCCGAGATCGCGCTGGACATCTCCGGCAAGTTGCTGGAAGGGCTGCCGGGCAGCCTGAAGACCTCCGCCATGCAGGACACCGTCTACTTCCTCTTCCTCAACGCCGACCCGGCCGTCTCTCCGGTGACCTCGAACGCGAAGTTCAACCAGGCGCTGCGCGCCGCCATCGACTACGAGGGCATCGCCGGGCTGTACGGCAAGGGCGCCGCCCCCGGCGCCGGGCTGGTGGCCCCCGCCTACCCGGGCGCGCTGCCGGCCTCCGAGCAGTCCAAGCGTGACGTGGCGAAGGCCAAGGCGTTGCTCGCGGAGGCGGGGCTGACCAACCCCACCGTCAAGTTCAACTACCCGGCCATCACCTACAAGGGGGTCGACCTGGGCACGGTGGCGACGAAGGTGCAGGGCGACGCCGCCGAGGCCGGCATCAAGCTGGAGCTGACCCCGCAGCCGCTGACCACGTTCCTCGACGAGATGCGTACGGGCAAGATGGCGCTCGGGTTCACCCCGCAGAGCCTGAACTACCCGGTCGCCGACTCGCTGATCAACAACATGTCCCCCGGCCAGGCCACCGCGCTGCGCTCGGGCTGGACGGTGGAGCGGGCCGACCCGGCCGTCGTGGCCGCCGGCAAGAAGGTCACCGAGACCCTCGACCTGGCCGCCCGGGCCACCGCCATGCAGGAGTGGCAGCGGGCGATGAACGCCGCCTCGCCGTACATCGTCCTGGCCAGCAACTCCTCCACCGTGGTGGCGAGCGGCGACCTGACCGGCACCGACTACACCGCCGCGGGCTGGCAGGTCGACCTGGCCGCCGTCGGCCGGGAGTAA
- a CDS encoding helix-turn-helix domain-containing protein has product MLGDQLRDLRQQHSLTLRQLAAAADVSPALLSQIENGATDPSLATLRKLAKVFDTSIAALFSEPDAPLVHISRPGSRSRLAAPPGQIAYDRLTPGRGDLEVLEAELAPGDASSTEPWAHPSTECAIAVTGEVVAEIGGEKYVLKTGEAITFDSRLPHLYRNASDQRARLIIAVTPPTP; this is encoded by the coding sequence ATGCTCGGTGACCAGCTCCGCGACCTGCGCCAGCAGCACTCCCTCACGCTGCGCCAGCTCGCGGCCGCGGCCGACGTCTCGCCCGCCCTGCTCAGCCAGATCGAGAACGGCGCCACAGACCCCAGCCTGGCCACCCTGCGTAAGCTCGCCAAGGTCTTCGACACCTCCATCGCGGCGCTGTTCTCCGAGCCGGACGCCCCGCTGGTACACATCAGCCGGCCCGGCTCGCGGTCCCGGCTCGCCGCGCCCCCCGGGCAGATCGCCTATGACCGGCTCACCCCGGGGCGGGGCGACCTGGAGGTGCTCGAAGCCGAGCTGGCGCCGGGCGACGCCAGCTCCACCGAGCCGTGGGCACACCCCTCGACCGAGTGCGCCATCGCCGTCACCGGCGAGGTGGTGGCCGAGATCGGCGGCGAGAAGTACGTGCTGAAGACCGGCGAGGCGATCACCTTCGACTCCCGGCTGCCCCACCTCTACCGCAACGCCAGCGACCAGCGGGCCCGGCTCATCATCGCGGTCACCCCGCCGACCCCCTGA
- a CDS encoding dihydrodipicolinate synthase family protein: MDRDSVDWFGYLPAVTTPFTATGELDLVAWPVQLDWLAAERLHGIIVGGTTGEWFSLSEQERAALFRAAADRVGDRLTVLGGCNAYTPAEAIRHAEAARDAGLHGILLTPPPYVVPTRSEIVAFYRTVSEAVDIPLCVYNWPRGTGVDLDADLLLELSALDTVVAVKNSTPDFGGFVRGLVALRHRVRYFGIPTNEVGIELMTTIGGDGLMGAGAVLGADHPDFFRALRAGDLDRARVLGARDRVIMEDWFGPDYGARFGNAQAIMKYALTLRGVPAGHVRAPLLPLTPAEQDRVRATMTQLDLLP; the protein is encoded by the coding sequence GTGGACCGCGACAGCGTCGACTGGTTCGGCTACCTGCCGGCCGTCACCACCCCGTTCACCGCCACCGGCGAGCTGGACCTCGTCGCCTGGCCCGTCCAACTGGACTGGCTCGCCGCCGAGCGGCTGCACGGGATCATCGTCGGGGGCACCACGGGCGAGTGGTTCAGTCTCAGCGAACAGGAGCGGGCCGCGCTGTTCCGGGCGGCCGCCGACCGGGTCGGCGACCGGCTCACGGTGCTCGGCGGCTGCAACGCGTACACCCCGGCGGAGGCCATCCGGCACGCCGAGGCCGCTCGCGACGCCGGCCTGCACGGCATCCTGCTCACCCCGCCGCCGTACGTGGTGCCCACCCGGTCGGAGATCGTGGCCTTCTACCGGACCGTCTCCGAGGCGGTCGACATCCCGCTCTGCGTCTACAACTGGCCCCGCGGCACCGGCGTCGACCTGGACGCCGACCTGCTGCTGGAGCTGAGCGCGCTGGACACCGTGGTGGCGGTGAAGAACTCCACCCCGGACTTCGGCGGATTCGTCCGTGGCCTCGTCGCCCTGCGCCACCGCGTGCGCTACTTCGGCATCCCCACCAACGAGGTGGGCATCGAGCTGATGACCACCATCGGCGGCGACGGGCTGATGGGCGCAGGCGCCGTGCTCGGCGCCGACCACCCCGACTTCTTCCGCGCCCTGCGCGCCGGCGACCTCGACCGGGCCCGGGTCCTCGGCGCGCGCGACCGGGTGATCATGGAGGACTGGTTCGGGCCGGACTACGGCGCCAGGTTCGGCAACGCGCAGGCGATCATGAAGTACGCGCTCACCCTGCGCGGCGTGCCGGCCGGGCACGTCCGCGCGCCGCTGCTCCCGCTGACCCCCGCCGAACAGGACCGTGTCCGGGCCACCATGACCCAGCTCGACCTGCTCCCGTGA
- a CDS encoding NAD(P)/FAD-dependent oxidoreductase — protein MTAYDTAVIGGGLLGCATAWHLARAGSRVLLVEKDQVNRHASGQNAGSLHFQLEFRMVEHGDDAARAAARALPLHLDAMRAWAGIEDELGERCGVSRTGGLMLAETPAEIAVLDRKAALEREYGLDVAVLSGPELRRFAPYLADTVLAAGHVPGEGKANPRLVTPALARAAGRHGAVLRTGCRVTGLHRRGRHWELRTGTGPGDTAGETHLADTVVLAGGVWTAELAAMADVRLPVFPVGLTMSATARSRPFLPHLIQHVGRRLSMKQTEDGNVLIGGGWPAKLVSRAGQVDLETNPELRYESLVGNADAARVVPAVFDLPVIRTWTGMTTLTPDHLPLLGAIPRRPGLFVATGGSAFTLGLTYARLLAGMVVTGETDRSIEDYSPFRFGALNFV, from the coding sequence GTGACCGCGTACGACACCGCCGTCATCGGCGGCGGCCTGCTCGGCTGCGCGACCGCCTGGCACCTGGCCCGCGCCGGCAGCCGGGTCCTGCTCGTCGAGAAGGACCAGGTCAACCGGCACGCCTCCGGGCAGAACGCGGGCAGCCTGCACTTCCAGCTGGAGTTCCGGATGGTCGAGCACGGCGACGACGCGGCCCGCGCGGCGGCCCGCGCGCTCCCGCTGCACCTCGACGCCATGCGGGCCTGGGCCGGCATCGAGGACGAGCTCGGCGAGCGGTGCGGGGTCTCCCGCACCGGCGGACTGATGCTCGCCGAGACCCCGGCGGAGATCGCCGTGCTCGACCGGAAGGCCGCCCTGGAACGCGAGTACGGCCTCGACGTCGCCGTGCTCTCCGGCCCGGAGCTGCGCCGGTTCGCGCCGTACCTGGCGGACACCGTGCTCGCCGCCGGCCACGTGCCCGGCGAGGGCAAGGCCAACCCCCGGCTGGTCACCCCGGCGCTGGCCCGGGCCGCCGGACGGCACGGCGCCGTGCTGCGCACCGGCTGCCGGGTCACCGGGCTGCACCGGCGCGGCCGGCACTGGGAGCTGCGCACCGGGACCGGCCCGGGGGACACCGCCGGGGAGACCCACCTCGCCGACACGGTGGTGCTCGCGGGCGGGGTGTGGACCGCGGAGCTGGCCGCGATGGCCGACGTGCGGCTGCCGGTCTTCCCGGTCGGGCTGACGATGAGCGCCACCGCCCGCAGCCGGCCGTTCCTGCCGCACCTGATCCAGCACGTCGGCCGGCGGCTGTCGATGAAGCAGACCGAGGACGGCAACGTGCTGATCGGTGGCGGCTGGCCGGCCAAGCTGGTCAGCCGGGCTGGACAGGTCGACCTGGAGACCAACCCGGAGTTGCGGTACGAGTCGCTGGTCGGCAACGCCGACGCCGCCCGGGTGGTTCCGGCGGTGTTCGACCTGCCGGTGATCCGGACGTGGACGGGCATGACCACGCTCACCCCGGACCACCTGCCGTTGCTCGGCGCGATCCCGCGCCGGCCCGGACTGTTCGTCGCCACCGGCGGCTCGGCCTTCACCCTCGGCCTCACCTACGCCCGGCTCCTCGCCGGCATGGTCGTGACCGGCGAGACCGACCGGTCGATCGAGGACTACTCACCCTTCCGCTTCGGAGCGCTGAACTTTGTCTGA
- a CDS encoding (2Fe-2S)-binding protein, translated as MGRPEPVTIEVDGRTVPAHPGESLATALLAAGERSVGTTRGGARRAPYCNMGICFECVVTVDGVPCQRSCLIRVRAGMRVRTAVPR; from the coding sequence ATGGGCCGACCCGAGCCGGTCACCATCGAGGTGGACGGCCGGACCGTTCCCGCCCACCCGGGCGAGTCGCTGGCCACCGCGTTGCTCGCCGCCGGTGAGCGGTCCGTCGGCACCACGCGCGGCGGTGCCCGCCGGGCGCCCTACTGCAACATGGGGATCTGCTTCGAGTGCGTCGTGACGGTGGACGGCGTGCCCTGCCAGCGTTCCTGCCTGATCCGGGTGCGGGCCGGCATGCGGGTCCGCACGGCGGTGCCCCGGTGA